The proteins below are encoded in one region of Silene latifolia isolate original U9 population chromosome 2, ASM4854445v1, whole genome shotgun sequence:
- the LOC141640926 gene encoding protein FAR1-RELATED SEQUENCE 5-like, whose protein sequence is MIEFRYNGDGYVVFQFREWHNHRLCSLRNQQFQKKHRHLHLYHKKTIIDHSRVNQGPTRAFRNVKEYVDGYENVGAQLVDFKNFGRDIKCFIGDRDAQLFVNYFENKRDTTEGFYFAYEVDSGKCLVHVFWCDAESRRNYALFGDYITYDPTYSTNKYCMLFTPFTGVDHHKRSVTFASGLLFHKDEDSFTWVFQKFLDAMGQGEPHCIITYQCAGIKLGLRAVFKHARRRYCMWHIMQKLTDKVGPAISKETDFVSRLNAIVWDAELEPLEFKEKWCQLVNEHNLEGNSRLSTMFRKRRKWITAYFRDVPMGCLLQTTQRSESQNNFFKRFENAHGTLVEFLMRFQSAIDVQRHTQKQLDRDDDCTLPQLATSLKLEAHASMVYTNSAFAYFQVEASASICSLSVGGFTSPANGIELIGIVDART, encoded by the coding sequence ATGATTGAGTTTCGCTATAATGGGGATGGTTATGTTGTTTTTCAGTTTCGTGAGTGGCATAATCACCGTCTTTGTTCACTTAGAAATCAACAGTTTCAAAAAAAACACAGGCACCTCCATCTTTACCATAAAAAGACAATTATTGATCATTCAAGGGTTAATCAAGGCCCAACAAGGGCATTTAGAAATGTCAAGGAATATGTAGATGGCTATGAGAATGTTGGAGCTCAACTGGTTGATTTTAAGAATTTTGGAAGGGATATCAAATGTTTCATAGGAGACCGGGATGCTCAACTGTTTGTTAACTATTTTGAGAATAAACGTGATACCACTGAAGGTTTTTACTTTGCTTATGAGGTGGATTCTGGGAAATGTTTGGTTCATGTGTTTTGGTGTGATGCAGAGTCTCGTAGAAACTATGCTTTGTTTGGTGATTACATCACTTACGATCCAACTTACAGTACGAATAAGTATTGTATGCTTTTCACTCCTTTTACTGGCGTAGACCACCACAAAAGGTCAGTTACTTTTGCTTCTGGCTTGCTATTTCATAAGGATGAAGATTCGTTCACGTGGGTCTTTCAAAAGTTCCTTGATGCTATGGGACAGGGAGAGCCACACTGTATAATAACTTATCAGTGTGCTGGAATAAAGCTGGGTTTGCGTGCTGTCTTCAAACATGCTAGGcgcagatattgcatgtggcatatcatgcaaaAGCTTACTGATAAGGTTGGGCCTGCAATATCCAAAGAGACTGATTTTGTCAGCCGTTTGAATGCTATTGTTTGGGATGCTGAGTTAGAACCTCTTGAATTTAAAGAAAAGTGGTGTCAGTTGGtcaatgagcataatcttgaagGTAATTCTAGGTTGTCAACCATGTTTAGAAAAAGGAGAAAATGGATCACAGCTTATTTTCGTGATGTTCCTATGGGTTGTCTATTACAAACAACTCAACGTTCTGAGAGTCAGAATAATTTTTTCAAGCGTTTTGAAAATGCACATGGTACACTTGTTGAATTCTTGATGCGGTTTCAAAGCGCCATTGATGTACAacgccatactcaaaaacaacttGATAGAGACGATGATTGTACTCTTCCACAATTAGCAACTTCTCTTAAGTTGGAAGCTCATGCTTCCATGGTTTATACAAATTCTGCTTTTGCATATTTTCAAGTAGAAGCTTCTGCTTCTATTTGTTCCCTTAGTGTTGGTGGCTTCACATCACCTGCAAACGGTATAGagttaattggtattgttgatgcCAGAACGTAG